The genomic segment AACAAGATAATCCAGCCACACCCGCTTGATTTTCTTGAAAGGATAAATTAGAAACAGTTGGTTTATTTCTTCCAAGTCAAGATGCAACAAGGTTTTCTCAATCAGCATATCATCTGGAATATCCTTGATTGAGTTTTCATTGTACGACCAAAAGCAGTGTTCTTGCTTCAGTTTCGCCAATAGTTCTTGTTTCACCACATCTCTTGACATAACTCCCTGTTTTAGAATAACACAAAATTAGTGATTATTCTTGTCCAAAGCAAATCACAATGGAGAATGTTTCATTGCGAATAAGACTTTTAGTGAATTTGCATAGTAAGTTCAGTGTTGACCTATTGTTGACCTCAGAACTTATACTGAGATAATTAACGTGTTGATAACGAGGCAGCTCAATTGGTTAGAGCAACAGACTCATATCTGGAGGTCCCTGGCTCAATCCCAGGCTGAGCCACAAACTAAAAGACTAATTTCTAACAAGATAGAGTTTTTTGTTTGCATACCCTCTAGATATAAATCTGTTACTCTTGGTTGATTTACTCCAATTAAGGCATTTGTTTCACTATTGTTTCACCAGTTAAACAATATGCAATTTAAAGGGATTTCATGTATTCCAATGATACTATAAACTATCTCGAATTACTTTGTATCGTTCGATTAACTCATCAGTTATTTTATGATTTATAGCATCAAGCGCAATAATAGGCTCTCGAACCATATTAGTCTCATATATTCCGAGTGAATACATCATTTCTTTGAAAAAATGAATTGATATATCAAGATGCTGATTTGAATAAGACAATATTGGTAGTATTCTCTCAAAAAGCTCACGAGCTGCAGTTTTATGACCTTCTTGAAACAAAGTATAGATTCTTACATATATTTCATGCATAGCCGTCGGCATAAAACAGTCAACACCACGTTCCAAACCCTCTATCATCTGCCCTACAGCCCAACCACCAGCCAATAACAATTTTCCTTTAGTCAGCATCTTTACATCTGTGTATTTCTTTCCTGCAGGAACAACTTCAACTTTCAACATCTTAAAGCTTTCTATCTCTCTATATAGTTGTCCAATGAAATCTAGAGGCAACCCGTACCCACCGGCATCCCAATCTTGAATTACAATCATTTCAGGCGACAATTGATCCAGTTGCTTTACCTCATCTAAATATTCATCCGCAGAAACAAAAGGAATATTGACTAACAAAGCCCGGCATCCCATCGCCTGGAATTTGACAAAATTTTCGTATCGTTCTTTGCGCGTATATGCAGAAGTCCCTGCAATAACAGCAACATCTGTCCCTGCCTCCTCAAGGGCTATTTTGACAAGCAACTCTTTTTCCGACTCCGACAATTTTAGCACCTCACTCGCCATAGCCGGAATCAAGAAACCTTTTACTCCAGAATTGATAGCGTACCTCAAGTGTTTACGCAAGCCATCTTTATCAATTCCTCCGCTATGATCAAACGGAGTATTAATCACAGTTACTATTCCTTTCAGATCCATGTTTAATTCTGATTTTTATTATTAATAGAGTTGATTTTTATTGTGGGAATTTTATCTGTCCTAAAATTGCATAACCTCATAAAAGTCAAAAAATTGGCATCATGTTGACGTTTTGGAAGTCCTCGTTCTTCATCAAAAGCAGTACGAAGGACAGCAACAATATCCTTCCCGTCAAACTGCCAGTCTGCATATTGAAACCCATGAAAGAATGGATTGTCGCTTATAATTAACGTATCTTTAATTTCCCAATGCCGCAAATCACTTGAACAGATTAAAGCAAGATTATTACGGATAAGTCCACAAGGTACCCCCTTTTTATAAATGCCTGAATGCTTTTTCTTTTTATCCTGCTCAAAAACAGGATTTGTCATAGCCCAATACTTACCCGAAATTGTATCATACCGGATTGTGAATTTTTTTCCACCACCTGGAAAGTTAATAATATCTTCCTTCGGATTAAAAACTAACGTATTAGAATCCTCTACAGTAAGTATAGCCGCCATATTACCATTTGTCCAATTATCTACCCGAATTACATCGACCAATTTACCATTAGGTGCAATAACAACATTTCCTTCTACCCACTGCTTCACAACAAGTTTTTTATCAAACCACTCGGAATTAAACGCAATCCCGTTTGTAGAGACCCAACTTTCAGCCTTCATAAGATTAGAATCGATAGGAGCCGACATCACAAATGCACGAGGGACTTCTCCCTTAACTCCAGTCTCCATCGCACGCCAAATACGCCCATTGTATATAACTACTGGCACTGGAGCTGTGCTGAATTTTCCACATTTAATTACTCCCTCAGAAAGGGAGTCCCTTGGAAATGTCCATGAAATACCACCGTCATCGGAACGACGAATAATCACGTTTCGGGAGTTTCCACCCCAACCCTCAGTCCCCATTGAGTAAAGCACATCATCATGCATGAAGAGATTGTAAAAACTAATATATCCATTATTCTCCGAAAGAACTTTCCAAG from the Bacteroides eggerthii genome contains:
- a CDS encoding dihydrodipicolinate synthase family protein; this encodes MDLKGIVTVINTPFDHSGGIDKDGLRKHLRYAINSGVKGFLIPAMASEVLKLSESEKELLVKIALEEAGTDVAVIAGTSAYTRKERYENFVKFQAMGCRALLVNIPFVSADEYLDEVKQLDQLSPEMIVIQDWDAGGYGLPLDFIGQLYREIESFKMLKVEVVPAGKKYTDVKMLTKGKLLLAGGWAVGQMIEGLERGVDCFMPTAMHEIYVRIYTLFQEGHKTAARELFERILPILSYSNQHLDISIHFFKEMMYSLGIYETNMVREPIIALDAINHKITDELIERYKVIRDSL
- a CDS encoding sialidase family protein; translated protein: MNFRVCNLSLIDVMEILLSRSKQYGNENKTNGQWMKKTILFFLLIFLFIMRVASQSEKSILEVKGCVIDIIEVKYGATVFPQGGSMLKYGISTPKCILGKESALSIMDMDGPYQVRSSQKCSILAAVDHLDVDSREGWIPTGEKIVIASTGIQLNYYLYQYDYITPGEWVNVPSPSEKGTTTIIYGDKITVSEVMQPPGTVIAKVAHLKKESVTNPAILVLPNGDYLVACSGVFVKSGEKSGVTYFCSKDKGKTWKVLSENNGYISFYNLFMHDDVLYSMGTEGWGGNSRNVIIRRSDDGGISWTFPRDSLSEGVIKCGKFSTAPVPVVIYNGRIWRAMETGVKGEVPRAFVMSAPIDSNLMKAESWVSTNGIAFNSEWFDKKLVVKQWVEGNVVIAPNGKLVDVIRVDNWTNGNMAAILTVEDSNTLVFNPKEDIINFPGGGKKFTIRYDTISGKYWAMTNPVFEQDKKKKHSGIYKKGVPCGLIRNNLALICSSDLRHWEIKDTLIISDNPFFHGFQYADWQFDGKDIVAVLRTAFDEERGLPKRQHDANFLTFMRLCNFRTDKIPTIKINSINNKNQN